The proteins below come from a single Kosakonia sp. SMBL-WEM22 genomic window:
- the glk gene encoding glucokinase, producing the protein MKKYALVGDVGGTNARLALCDVETGDISRAKTYSGLDYPSLEAVVRVYLEEHEVSVEDGCIAIACPITGDWVAMTNHTWAFSIDEMRQNLGFAHLEIINDFTAVSMAIPMLKAEHLIQFGGTAPVEGKPIAVYGAGTGLGVAHLMHVDKRWVSLPGEGGHVDFAPNSEEEGVILEELRAEIGHVSAERVLSGPGLINLYRAIVKSDGRLPENLQPKDITERALSDSCTDCRRALSLFCVIMGRFGGNLALNLGTFGGVYIAGGIVPRFLDFFTASGFRGGFEDKGRFKAYVQDIPVYLIVHDNPGLLGSGAHLRQTLGYVL; encoded by the coding sequence ATGAAAAAATATGCTTTAGTGGGAGACGTGGGCGGCACCAACGCGCGCTTAGCGTTGTGTGATGTCGAGACCGGCGACATCTCCCGGGCCAAGACCTATTCAGGTCTTGATTATCCTAGCCTGGAAGCGGTCGTTCGCGTTTACCTCGAAGAGCACGAGGTGAGTGTGGAAGATGGCTGTATCGCCATCGCTTGCCCTATCACCGGCGACTGGGTGGCAATGACTAACCACACCTGGGCCTTCTCCATTGACGAAATGAGGCAAAACCTCGGCTTCGCACACCTGGAGATCATCAACGATTTCACCGCCGTTTCGATGGCGATCCCGATGTTGAAAGCGGAACACCTGATTCAGTTTGGCGGCACCGCCCCGGTGGAAGGCAAACCGATTGCCGTTTACGGCGCCGGCACTGGTCTTGGCGTCGCGCATCTGATGCATGTGGATAAGCGCTGGGTAAGCTTGCCGGGCGAAGGCGGCCACGTCGATTTCGCGCCGAACAGCGAAGAGGAGGGGGTTATCCTTGAGGAGCTGCGGGCGGAAATTGGCCACGTCTCCGCCGAGCGCGTGCTCTCCGGCCCCGGGCTTATCAACCTCTACCGCGCGATTGTGAAATCAGATGGTCGCCTGCCGGAAAACCTGCAACCCAAAGATATTACCGAGCGCGCGTTGTCAGATAGCTGCACCGATTGTCGCCGCGCGCTGTCGCTGTTTTGCGTGATTATGGGCCGTTTTGGCGGCAACCTGGCGCTCAATCTTGGCACCTTTGGCGGCGTTTACATCGCGGGCGGTATCGTGCCGCGCTTCCTTGATTTCTTCACCGCCTCCGGTTTTCGCGGCGGCTTTGAAGATAAAGGGCGCTTTAAAGCCTACGTGCAGGATATTCCGGTCTACCTGATTGTTCACGATAACCCAGGCCTGCTGGGCTCCGGCGCGCATCTGCGCCAGACGCTGGGTTATGTCCTTTAA
- the mgrA gene encoding L-glyceraldehyde 3-phosphate reductase: MVYLADPARYEKMAWQRCGESGLKLPLVSLGLWHNFGDATLLETSRQLLRHAFDLGITHFDLANNYGPPPGSAESNFGRIMREDFLPYRDELIISSKAGYTMWDGPYGDWGSRKYLVASLDQSLKRMGIEYVDIFYHHRPDPETPLKETMRALDHLVRQGKALYVGLSNYPAAQAREAIEILNDLGTPCLIHQPKYSLFERWVESELLDLLQEKGVGSIAFSPLAGGQLTDRYLQGIPADSRAASGSRFLNPDQLTEEKLATVRALNAVAERRGQKLSQMALAWVLRNERVTSVLIGASKTSQLDDAVGMLANRTFSTQECEEIDAILAGTH, from the coding sequence ATGGTTTACCTGGCGGACCCCGCACGTTATGAAAAAATGGCCTGGCAGCGCTGCGGCGAGAGCGGGCTCAAATTGCCTTTGGTGTCGCTTGGGCTGTGGCATAACTTTGGCGATGCGACACTGCTTGAGACCAGCCGACAGCTGCTGCGCCACGCTTTTGATCTCGGCATCACCCATTTCGACCTGGCGAACAACTACGGGCCACCACCCGGCTCGGCCGAAAGTAACTTTGGGCGCATTATGCGAGAGGATTTCCTCCCCTATCGCGATGAGCTGATTATCTCCAGCAAAGCCGGTTACACCATGTGGGATGGCCCGTATGGCGACTGGGGCTCGCGCAAATATCTGGTTGCCAGCCTCGATCAGAGTCTCAAGCGCATGGGCATTGAGTATGTCGATATTTTCTATCATCACCGCCCGGACCCGGAAACACCGCTGAAAGAGACGATGCGCGCGCTCGATCACCTGGTGCGCCAGGGCAAAGCGCTCTATGTCGGGCTGTCGAACTACCCGGCAGCGCAGGCGCGGGAAGCAATCGAGATCCTTAACGATCTCGGCACCCCCTGTCTGATCCATCAACCGAAATACTCTCTCTTTGAACGCTGGGTAGAGAGCGAGTTGCTGGATCTGTTACAGGAGAAAGGGGTTGGTAGCATCGCGTTTTCACCGCTGGCAGGCGGGCAGTTGACCGACCGCTATCTGCAGGGCATTCCGGCGGATTCGCGCGCGGCGAGCGGCAGCCGCTTCCTTAACCCGGATCAGCTCACCGAGGAGAAGCTGGCGACGGTGCGGGCGCTCAATGCCGTGGCCGAGCGGCGCGGGCAGAAGCTGTCGCAGATGGCGCTGGCCTGGGTGCTACGTAACGAGAGAGTGACGTCAGTATTAATCGGTGCCAGCAAAACCAGCCAGCTTGACGATGCGGTGGGGATGCTGGCGAACCGGACGTTCAGTACGCAGGAGTGTGAAGAGATTGATGCCATTCTCGCCGGCACGCACTAA
- a CDS encoding DUF2502 domain-containing protein, protein MFRSLILAAVLLAFAPLAANAGEITLLPSVKLQIGDRDNYGNYWDGGRWRDRDYWNSNYEWRDHRWHKHDRGWHRGWDKRGWDKRDAYERGYREGWNDRDDRRGPGRGHGHGHGHGHHH, encoded by the coding sequence ATGTTCAGGTCACTGATTCTGGCAGCAGTATTACTGGCTTTTGCGCCGCTGGCCGCCAATGCTGGCGAAATCACCCTGTTGCCGTCGGTTAAATTGCAGATCGGCGATCGCGATAATTATGGTAACTACTGGGACGGTGGCCGCTGGCGCGACCGCGATTACTGGAACAGTAATTATGAGTGGCGCGATCACCGCTGGCATAAGCATGACCGCGGCTGGCATCGTGGCTGGGATAAACGTGGTTGGGATAAGCGTGACGCCTATGAGCGCGGATACCGCGAAGGCTGGAACGATCGTGACGACCGCCGTGGACCGGGTCGCGGTCACGGACATGGACATGGACATGGACACCACCATTAA
- a CDS encoding Nramp family divalent metal transporter gives MSSSRVESSNNGRAARKLRFALMGPAFIAAIGYIDPGNFATNIQAGATFGYQLLWVVVWANLMAMLIQLLSAKLGIATGKNLAEQIRDHYPRPLVWFYWVQAEIIAMATDLAEFIGAAIGFKLILGVSLMQGAVLTGVATFLILMLQKRGQKPLEKVIGGLLLFVAAAYIVELIFSQPKLAALAKGIVIPTLSGTDAVFLAAGVLGATIMPHVIYLHSSLTQNLHDGTRRERYSATKWDVGLAMTIAGFVNLAMMATAAAAFHFNGHTGVADLDQAYLTLEPLLSHAAATIFGLSLVAAGLSSTVVGTLAGQVVMQGFVRFHIPLWVRRTITMMPSFIVIWLGLDPTRILVMSQVLLSFGIALALVPLLVFTSNAKLMGELVNTALIRRTGWVIVALVVCLNGWLLVGTLAELMGK, from the coding sequence ATGAGCAGTAGTCGCGTGGAGAGCAGTAATAACGGACGGGCAGCGCGCAAACTCCGGTTTGCGCTGATGGGGCCTGCATTTATTGCCGCCATTGGTTACATCGATCCAGGCAACTTTGCCACCAATATTCAGGCTGGCGCGACGTTCGGCTACCAGCTGCTGTGGGTTGTTGTATGGGCAAACCTGATGGCGATGCTGATCCAGCTGCTTTCCGCCAAGCTCGGCATTGCGACCGGCAAAAACCTTGCGGAGCAGATCCGCGACCACTATCCGCGCCCGCTGGTCTGGTTTTACTGGGTGCAGGCGGAAATTATCGCCATGGCAACGGATCTCGCGGAGTTTATCGGCGCGGCGATTGGCTTCAAGCTGATCCTCGGCGTGTCGCTGATGCAGGGCGCGGTGCTGACCGGCGTCGCCACCTTCCTGATCCTGATGCTGCAAAAACGCGGGCAGAAGCCGCTGGAAAAGGTGATTGGTGGCCTGCTGCTGTTTGTTGCGGCAGCCTATATCGTCGAGCTGATTTTCTCGCAGCCGAAGCTGGCAGCGCTGGCGAAAGGGATTGTTATTCCTACACTTTCTGGAACCGATGCGGTGTTCCTTGCCGCCGGGGTGCTGGGCGCGACTATTATGCCGCACGTGATTTATCTGCACTCTTCGCTGACGCAAAACCTGCACGACGGTACGCGCCGCGAGCGCTACTCCGCTACCAAATGGGATGTCGGGCTGGCGATGACGATTGCCGGGTTTGTTAACCTGGCGATGATGGCAACCGCCGCGGCGGCATTTCACTTTAATGGACACACCGGCGTGGCCGATCTCGATCAGGCCTATTTGACGCTGGAGCCGCTGCTAAGCCATGCTGCGGCGACCATTTTTGGCCTGAGCCTGGTAGCTGCGGGTCTCTCTTCCACGGTTGTCGGTACGCTGGCCGGCCAGGTGGTGATGCAGGGGTTTGTCCGTTTCCACATTCCGCTGTGGGTGCGCCGTACCATTACCATGATGCCGTCGTTTATTGTGATCTGGCTGGGGCTGGATCCGACGCGGATCCTGGTGATGAGCCAGGTGCTGCTGAGCTTTGGGATTGCGCTGGCGCTGGTGCCGCTGCTGGTGTTTACCAGTAATGCGAAACTGATGGGCGAGCTGGTAAACACCGCGTTGATAAGACGTACAGGCTGGGTAATTGTTGCACTGGTGGTGTGCCTGAACGGCTGGCTGCTGGTGGGAACGCTTGCCGAATTAATGGGTAAATAA
- a CDS encoding NupC/NupG family nucleoside CNT transporter, with translation MSRVLHFVLALAVVALLALLVSSDRKKIRIRFVIQLLVIEVVLAWFFLNSDVGLGFVKGFSEMFEKLLGFANEGTNFVFGKMNDEGLAFFFLKVLCPIVFISALIGILQHIRVLPIVIRAIGTVLSKVNGMGKLESFNAVSSLILGQSENFIAYKDILGKMSRNRMYTMAATAMSTVSMSIVGAYMTMLQPKYVVAALVLNMFSTFIVLSLLNPYRVDESEENLQMAKLHEGQSFFEMLGEYILAGFKVAIIVAAMLIGFIALISGLNALFAAVLGISFQGILGYIFYPVAWVLGVPAHEALQVASIMATKLVSNEFVAMMDLQKIASTLSPRSEGILSVFLVSFANFSSIGIIAGAIKGLNEEQGNVVSRFGLKLVYGSTLVSVLSAAIAALVI, from the coding sequence ATGTCCCGCGTTCTGCACTTTGTCCTGGCGCTTGCTGTTGTGGCGCTGCTTGCCTTGCTCGTGAGCAGCGATCGCAAAAAGATCCGCATTCGCTTTGTTATTCAACTGCTGGTGATTGAAGTTGTACTGGCCTGGTTCTTCCTCAACTCTGATGTTGGCCTCGGCTTCGTAAAAGGCTTCTCCGAGATGTTTGAAAAACTGCTCGGCTTTGCCAACGAAGGCACCAACTTCGTCTTCGGCAAAATGAATGATGAAGGCCTGGCCTTCTTCTTCCTGAAAGTGCTCTGCCCGATTGTCTTTATCTCTGCGCTGATTGGTATTTTGCAGCACATTCGCGTCCTGCCGATTGTGATTCGCGCCATCGGTACAGTGCTGTCGAAAGTGAACGGCATGGGTAAACTGGAATCGTTTAACGCGGTCAGCTCCCTGATTCTGGGTCAATCCGAGAACTTTATCGCTTATAAAGATATCCTCGGCAAAATGTCGCGCAACCGCATGTACACGATGGCCGCTACCGCAATGTCGACGGTTTCGATGTCAATTGTGGGTGCCTACATGACCATGCTGCAGCCGAAATATGTCGTCGCGGCACTGGTGCTCAACATGTTCAGTACCTTTATCGTGCTCTCGCTGCTCAACCCGTACCGCGTGGATGAGAGCGAAGAGAACCTGCAGATGGCGAAACTGCACGAAGGCCAGAGCTTCTTCGAGATGCTGGGTGAATACATTCTGGCAGGTTTCAAAGTAGCAATTATCGTTGCGGCGATGCTGATTGGCTTTATTGCTCTGATTTCTGGCCTGAATGCCCTCTTCGCTGCGGTGCTGGGTATCTCCTTCCAGGGCATTCTGGGGTACATCTTCTACCCGGTTGCCTGGGTGCTGGGCGTACCGGCCCATGAAGCGTTGCAGGTGGCGAGTATTATGGCGACCAAACTGGTCTCCAATGAATTCGTAGCGATGATGGATCTGCAGAAAATTGCTTCCACCCTCTCTCCGCGTTCGGAAGGCATTCTCTCGGTCTTCCTGGTCTCCTTCGCCAACTTCTCCTCCATCGGTATTATCGCAGGCGCGATCAAAGGCCTGAATGAAGAGCAGGGCAACGTGGTTTCCCGCTTTGGTCTGAAGCTGGTTTACGGCTCGACGCTGGTGAGCGTACTCTCTGCGGCGATCGCGGCGCTGGTTATCTGA
- a CDS encoding EAL domain-containing protein: protein MKSGYVKPFLLALMMCLVAIPVARYISPKTVVDGGTVYLAWLPLSVILALLLLFGRHAIVPLIVGSAIINETFFHLPFDESAVLLFCQLFAVLLVCAVVRCQLGSRWRHGIPNKNMGVRILWMGFIAPIGIKISMYVAGAWLNYPVYLSNYFGSGSLIFSIIDIQSLICAALIFTMIVYYPMRMILNSRYAIVWWRRSVVPCFSKRKRLFTLGWLTTLIAIVALLCTPYKSDVIAGYLVPVIFIIFNFGCSRLAPSFLTLSWAASAFLLLAYNDNFFHGVRADYSLAFVMSVLICFTVCLLYNIRVFSRSLWLKRRWQAQAMSDPLTGLPNLRALEREVGRQPGSIVCCLHMKNLDFLSRHFGMMMRVHVKRSITRALQPLLHDGERFFQLPGSELLLLLNGPETLARLHSMLDVLNSQRICWNKNALEIEFGASWGELQGSREALHQTLDQLSWLSEQTDSENRVLALTNSLAEVNVQTTERVLQLERVKRALEEGGITLYAQPIVDANGEGYHEILARLVSDDQLLTPDQFIPVISQFDLGTRFDMQIVETLLKWMQAHPQPAEKARFSLNLMPLTLMQQSFAKQFLALFARYGIAAQAVIIEITEEQAFSHSEVSVRNITCLREAGFKIAIDDFGTGYANFERLKRIKADIIKIDGCFVRDILTDPQDAMIVKAICSLAKAKGLTVVAEYVENEAQRELLLNAGVDYLQGYLLGKPQPLA, encoded by the coding sequence TTATATTTCGCCAAAAACGGTCGTTGATGGCGGCACTGTTTATCTCGCCTGGCTACCGTTAAGCGTTATACTTGCGCTCCTCCTGTTATTTGGTCGGCACGCCATTGTGCCGCTGATTGTCGGCTCCGCCATCATTAATGAAACCTTCTTTCATCTGCCTTTCGACGAATCGGCAGTGCTGCTCTTTTGCCAGTTGTTTGCCGTTTTGCTGGTGTGCGCCGTCGTCCGCTGTCAGCTTGGTTCGCGCTGGCGTCACGGCATTCCCAATAAAAATATGGGGGTGCGGATTTTATGGATGGGATTTATTGCACCCATCGGGATAAAAATATCGATGTATGTTGCCGGTGCCTGGCTTAATTATCCGGTCTATCTCTCCAATTACTTCGGCAGCGGTTCGTTAATATTCTCAATAATTGATATTCAGAGTTTGATATGCGCGGCGTTGATTTTCACCATGATTGTTTATTATCCGATGCGCATGATCCTCAATTCGCGCTATGCGATCGTATGGTGGCGTCGTAGCGTTGTTCCCTGTTTTAGCAAAAGAAAGCGTTTATTTACGTTGGGCTGGCTGACGACACTCATTGCCATTGTGGCGCTGTTATGCACACCTTATAAGTCAGATGTTATTGCCGGTTATCTGGTACCGGTGATCTTTATTATTTTCAACTTTGGTTGCAGTCGTCTCGCCCCCTCTTTTCTGACACTCAGCTGGGCCGCATCGGCTTTTCTGCTACTGGCTTATAACGACAACTTTTTTCATGGCGTACGCGCGGATTACTCGCTGGCGTTTGTCATGTCGGTACTGATCTGTTTCACCGTCTGCCTGCTTTACAACATCCGCGTCTTCAGCCGTAGCCTGTGGCTAAAGCGGCGATGGCAGGCGCAGGCAATGAGCGATCCGCTGACCGGTTTGCCTAATTTGCGTGCGCTGGAAAGGGAAGTGGGACGCCAGCCTGGCAGTATCGTCTGCTGCCTGCATATGAAAAACCTCGACTTCCTTAGCCGCCACTTCGGCATGATGATGCGCGTGCATGTTAAGCGCAGCATCACCCGGGCGTTACAGCCCTTGCTGCATGACGGAGAGCGCTTCTTTCAGCTGCCCGGCAGTGAATTACTGCTGCTGCTCAATGGGCCGGAAACCCTGGCGCGTTTGCACTCAATGCTGGACGTGCTTAACAGCCAGCGTATTTGCTGGAATAAAAATGCGCTGGAGATTGAGTTTGGTGCCTCCTGGGGCGAACTGCAGGGCAGCAGAGAAGCGCTGCATCAGACGCTCGACCAGCTGAGCTGGCTGTCTGAGCAGACAGATAGCGAAAATCGCGTGCTGGCACTCACTAACAGCCTGGCGGAGGTCAATGTGCAGACCACTGAGCGCGTACTGCAACTGGAGAGGGTAAAACGGGCGCTGGAAGAGGGCGGAATTACGCTCTATGCCCAGCCTATCGTTGATGCCAATGGCGAGGGCTACCACGAAATACTTGCCAGGCTGGTAAGCGATGACCAGTTACTTACGCCTGACCAGTTTATTCCGGTGATTTCCCAGTTTGATCTCGGTACGCGCTTTGATATGCAGATCGTCGAAACGCTGCTGAAATGGATGCAGGCGCATCCACAGCCTGCTGAAAAGGCGCGCTTTTCCCTTAATCTGATGCCGCTGACCCTGATGCAGCAATCTTTCGCCAAACAGTTTCTTGCACTCTTCGCGCGTTACGGCATCGCCGCGCAGGCAGTGATTATCGAAATTACCGAAGAGCAGGCCTTCTCCCACTCGGAAGTAAGCGTGCGTAATATCACGTGCTTGCGCGAAGCGGGGTTTAAGATCGCCATTGATGACTTTGGCACCGGCTACGCTAATTTTGAGCGTTTAAAGCGCATCAAGGCGGATATCATCAAGATCGACGGCTGTTTTGTGCGCGATATTCTCACTGACCCGCAAGATGCAATGATCGTGAAAGCGATATGCTCTCTTGCGAAAGCGAAAGGTCTGACGGTGGTAGCGGAGTATGTAGAAAATGAGGCTCAGCGCGAGCTGCTGCTGAACGCGGGCGTTGACTACCTGCAGGGCTATCTGCTCGGCAAGCCCCAGCCGCTGGCATAA